One stretch of Dioscorea cayenensis subsp. rotundata cultivar TDr96_F1 unplaced genomic scaffold, TDr96_F1_v2_PseudoChromosome.rev07_lg8_w22 25.fasta BLBR01000132.1, whole genome shotgun sequence DNA includes these proteins:
- the LOC120253614 gene encoding 60S ribosomal protein L34-like: MMYKNEGGKLIYQYTKKRARGPKGPVTGKRIKGIPHLRPVEYMRLRLSRNRRTVNRAYSGVLSRSAVRKRLLIHEIILAFLVEEQKIVKKVLKIQKAKEKLSSKG; this comes from the exons ATGATG TATAAAAATGAAGGTGGGAAGCTTATTTAccaatacaccaagaaaagggCGAGAGGGCCAAAGGGCCCAGTAACTGGAAAGAGAATTAAAGGA ATTCCTCACCTTAGACCTGTAGAGTATATGAGGTTAAGATTATCCAGGAACCGTAGAACTGTGAATCGTGCTTATAGTGGGGTGTTATCTAGAAGTGCAGTGAGGAAAAGGTTATTAAT TCACGAGATTATCCTGGCTTTTCTGGTAGAAGAGCAAAAGATTGTAAAGAAAGTTCTCAAGATTCAGAAGGCCAAAGAGAAACTGTCATCAAAGGGCTAG